CCAGATGAAAGTCCCACAGAAAGAGGGAGAGAGAGCAATGTAATATCCGAATCATTACGTAATTGTTAACAATTTATAGCACAAGTAAATCATTAGttcattcataaaaatatcttcttACTTTAAGGATATGCGGCAGGGCAACAATATAATCTTCCGGCCGGTCCTTCCAACTTCCTGTGTCTTCCTGAAAACCCTGACTGGGCAAAATATGTTGATGGAATCCAAAATATTGGAGGACGCATTTATGGGACAGAGTATGAAATGCATCATCCTGATCTATTTGATCCATTCCCACAACCAATGCACGACGAAGATGTCCCTTGTGCAGTTTGTAGAAGTCCAAGAACCACGACCATTATGATGCCTGGAAAAACTAGCTGCTATGCAGGTTGGACCTTTGAATACACGGGTTACATAATGACTGGATACAACCAAGAGAAGGCATCATCCGAGTACTCGTGCATTGATGCCGATCCGGAAGCTGTTTTTCACGGCGAAGACAATAAAAATGGAAAAGTATTATATTTCACAGAGGTGGAGTGCGGTTCTCTTCCATGTCAAGAATATCCGAATGGCCGTGAGCTTGCGTGTGTTGTATGTTCTAAGTAGATATCTGTGAAAAGTAGAAACGAATTCATGATATTCCATCGTGTTATCACTTTTTTCTTTATTGCTTTCCTGCTTCGCTTCATTCTTATGCCGAACAATTATGCTGTGGACAATAATACTCTAAGTCATTGCAATACGGAGAACAAATTCAGTAGGCCACGAAGAAGAAAAATAATACAGACGATTAAATTAAACAGAGCCGCCTCAGCGTAATTTCTGACAGACAGTGTATCCGGTTTTTCCTACTTCTTGATTTCTGTTTCTTCAAAATGGAAGCATTTAGTCATTTTTCAGAAATGTGCGTGAAATTGTATTTAAAGCATGCTCTTTGAAAACGGCTGAGTTCTATaaagaaacatgaaataaaaaaaaatgaataaagataaaaaaaaaagaacatcagctgtatctttatttataaaaacCTGTTTGCTATTCCAATACACTGCCAGCAATGAATctacaaaaaaatgataatttatctttatttcagcattttaataaataaaacatacattgcaAACAACCAATGGTAACAGAATAGCATGTTTAGTTTGCCGAAACTATTTAGTATGCATAAAAATGGTTAATTGcgcataaatattatttatattcaataaaCAACACATCACTTTACAATCGCGTGAAATTGAACAAAATGCCGTTTTCAAATACCGGGgttagagggcgtagacggtagcttgcatttccactaccgtccacgaacaggcaaTATCaagccgagcctgcaacattttcgtttatgtcgggTAGGGCGACCTATTCTATTTTCGTATGAAGATAAAAACGAGTTTGTTTCcttctccaaaaaaaaaatgattttgggGGTCTAGGTATTTTATAAGAGGTCATTGATACGCAATTTTGA
This Mercenaria mercenaria strain notata chromosome 17, MADL_Memer_1, whole genome shotgun sequence DNA region includes the following protein-coding sequences:
- the LOC123537404 gene encoding short-chain collagen C4-like, with protein sequence MNIGFVILFFYRFAGGQSFHGEKRLVLHSSDDVFQELQNIRQEIQALKAENSQLKTSLSALKRDSGSLYTRWGRTTCGANDTEKVYSGYAAGQQYNLPAGPSNFLCLPENPDWAKYVDGIQNIGGRIYGTEYEMHHPDLFDPFPQPMHDEDVPCAVCRSPRTTTIMMPGKTSCYAGWTFEYTGYIMTGYNQEKASSEYSCIDADPEAVFHGEDNKNGKVLYFTEVECGSLPCQEYPNGRELACVVCSK